The genomic region TGCTGGTAAGCTCGGACTACCGTATTCATTCGCATCACACTTTGCCCCTACATATATGGCTGATGCAATTGCTTTATATCGTAAGCATTTTCAACCTTCTGAGTATTTAGAGACACCTTATGTAATCATTGGGGCTAATGTCATTGCATGTGAAACGGATGAAGAAGCAGAGCGAGAATTAACAACGATGCAGCAATTTTTCTTAAATGTTGTAAGAGGCTCCAGAACGCCACTAAGCCCACCTGTTGAACATATGGATGAAATATGGAACTATTCGGAAAAAAATATGGTCAATTCAATGACGAGTGTAACGTTTAAAGGAAGTAAAGAGACAGTCAGGCAACAGCTAATTGATTTCCAAAATCAATTTAACGTTGACGAGATTATGGCTGTAACGTATATGTATGAACCTTCTAAACAAAAACGTTCATATGAAATATTCAAAGAAATTGTTGATGGACATTAAAATGGTGAGCACTTTTCCTGAACAGGAAAAGTGCTCATTTTTGTAGAAAGAGTGGAGAGGCGAATTGTATGGGGGGGGAATAGTGCTATGAAAAATCATAAATATACAATTTATCTTCTCTGTTTAACCATTATTGCTTTAGTAATTTCACTAAGCATAGTCTTCTATAGTCATAAAAAACAAATCTCAAATGTAGAAGATACTTTATTTGCAAACGAATTCAGTGATCGGTTAAACAAACTCGAACATTTATCGATGTTATTAGAAACAGTGTCTGTAAACGAAAGGAATGAACAGTTAATTCAGAAGTTAATCACAAAGCGTCAACCCGATTTTACACAAGAATTATCTACCATTTATAAGTCTTCTCTTTTTTACTATTTACGCAATTTTGATGTGGAATTTTACGGTATAGTTAATGCGATAAACGGTAAGCAAAACCCTCTTACAAATGATGAAATCAACAAATTATCAGAAAAAATATTATTGGTTAGGGGGACTATGATGAAATCGATAAAATGGAGTAGAGGTTACGATGGTAATTACTATATAAAATTTGAACTTGATGAAGATCAGTTTCAAGACGTCTTACTCGAACTAAGAGAAATAAAGAACAGTATTAAATAGCCCAACATTTTTATATGTTGGGCTTATGTTTTTATTTATGATAATGCAAATGTTTTTTTCGTTAAGTTAATAGATTGAGGAGAAATTGGCTTTATATTTTTACGATTTGCGATAAATTCTGGTCGAGGTGAAATGTTTGCAAATGGATCTACAAGTTTATTTTCAATACTATTGAATACGAAGAAAACATTACTTCTTGGTAGTGGGGATATATTGCTATTAGAACCGTGCATCGTATTACATTCAAAGAACAAGACAGAACCGGCGGGCCCTGTTGCACTATCAATTTTACCGCCTTTTTCTAGTAACCAATTAATACTATCGTGGTCAGGAACACCTATATTTTGCATTTTTAAAGATTGTTCGAAATGATTTTCTGGTGTTTCTCCTACACATTGAATATAGTATTTATGTGATCCTGGGATTAATAATAACGGCCCGTTATAATCGTGGTTGTCTGTTAAAATAATGCTACAACTAACAGCTCTCATACGAGGCATCCCGTCTTCCATATGCCATGTCTCAAAGTCAGAATGCCAATAAAAATCTTTCCCTTTAAAGCCAGGTTTAAAATTAATACGAGACTGGTTTATGTAAACCTGGCTCCCTAATAATTGTTGGGCGATGTTTACGATTCGCTCATGTGTAGAAAGATTTTGGAAAAATTCATCATTATTGTGTACATCAAAAACGGAACGAATTTCATCACTTTGCGCTTCTTTCACGACATGAGGTTCGTTAACAGATTTGTTTTCATTCATGTTGCGGTCCAATTCTCTTTGTAATACTTCTACTTCTTCTTTTGAAAAGAGGTTGGGTAAAAATAAATAACCATTTTCTTCGTATGATTGAAGTGTGTTTCGATCTAGTGGTCCATCTTTTTCTGTGGAGTTGTGAATTACTGGATCTTTCCTTTCCAAAATTGTAGGTTTACCTTTTACTCGAGAAGGATATACATCTTCCATCATTCATTCACCCCTTTGTTAGAATTGACCAAAATTTTTTGGCAAGTTCAGTATATTGCTTTAGCAACCGTTAAACAACTCTGCCAACAATGAATGTATGGCGATGTAATTGACTGACAGTTCATTACGTAAGTGTAATTTCAACTTATCTAATTTTGCGGCCCATATCTCGTGTAAGCACCCTGAATTGGTTGTCAAAAGGAATACAAACGGGAAAAAGGAGAAAACTTCGATAATGAGTGGTTAGTATACAATTATCGTATATTACCTTATAATAAGGGAAATTATGTCATTGGTATTAACGAAAGAATTTAATTAGAGGAGTTTATATGAGAAATATAATTGTTATGATACCTTTCATTTTCATTTTATTTAGTTGTAATAATGAAAAATTGCTAGAGCCAGACACACCTACAAATGCTTCTACACTAATGAAACACCAAATGAATATTGATCATTACGATGGTTTTAAAGCATTATTTTATGAGCAAGAGGTCAGTATCTCAAACATTACTTTTAAAGAGTTACAGAACATAACGACAACAGGTACAAGATATCAAACATTTGAACTATTAACTTTCGATAATGGAGAAATGCTTTTAATAGAATTTGTCCGCAACTTAGAGGATAATGAAGAATATCAAATTGTTAACGTGAAAAAGGTGCCGGACGAAATGAAGGAATTATTTACACCGTAATTATTGGAGTACTATAATGCACTCACCGCTGAACCTCCTTTTGTATCTTGAATATTATAGGCAAAAGGAGGAGATTTTTTATGTTAGATTTTCCATCACAGCTCTTTTATACGGTTAGACAAGGAGACACTATCTATCAAATCGCCAAAAAATGGGAACTTCCTATTGAAACCATTATTGCTTCTAACAATTTAATTCCACCGTATACGATCTACGTTGGTCAACAACTCGCCATTCCCCCTGGTGTTACATTATACCGAGTCAAACCTGGTGATTCTATTTTCCGAATCGCGCATTTCTATGGAATCCCCACCTCAACCATTATTGAAGTAAACAATCTCCAATACCCATTTACAATTTATCCTGAGCAACTGTTATATATACCACCTGGTGTTTCGTATTACGTCGTTCAACGAGGCGACACTTTGTATGAAATAGCAAAAAGATTCAATGTTATAACAACTGGTCAAATAAGACCTGAACTGATACAACAAATAAATCAAATTCCGTCAAACACAATTTTTCCTGGCATGAGGCTTACTATCCCACATGTACCCCCAGGTGATGATGAGGGAGTGATTGCATATACAACGAACCGAACTGGGCATTATGACATTTGGAGTTATAAACCGCGAAATGGACGACATAAACAACTTACAAAAGGATTAGGAGATTCATTCTCAGTACCTTATTGGTCTCCCGACAGTCAAAAAATTGCCTTTGTTGGGAAACATTATATATCGTATATCTTGGATTACGTAACACGAAATGTAGCTAAGTGACTAAGGGTGAAGTGCATACGTTAGACTGGTCTCCTGATAATCAACATGTAGCTTATACGAAACAAAATCAAATTGTGATATATAATACGGCAACACATAAAGTATTAACAATTCATCAAAGGGTGCCTCGAAATGTTCAATGGTTTCCAAATGGTACACAACTACTGTATGAAGCTCCAGATGAAAGGGGATTAAGTCAATTATTTCGTATCAATATAAACGGTTCAGGAAAACAACAAATTACGAATAATCAACAAGGACCACTAAATCACGTGCGACTCTCTCCTGATGGTCGGTATGTCTTATATACAACGCCAGGATCCAAACAATTGATCTCTGGACAAATCAGTTATTCGAAATACCCGGAGGGCCTCTTGTGAAAAATTATTACCCAGAATGGTCCCCCGATTCATTAAATATTGCTTACAGTGCGACAGCATTTCCAGATCGTGGGTACTTTTCCCTCATTCGAATTTCAAAAAGAAACGGAGAGCATGACCGTACGTTGTCTATTTCTGATTGTTTTGCAACACCTGTTTCATGGTCAACTGATAGCAAAAAAATTGTTTATATATCCGGTTGTAAAGGTCAACCCTACCTATGGTAGTGAAGTATGGTATATAGATGTAGATCACCCGGCACCTAAACAATTAATAAGAGGAGGTCGTATTACATCATTACAATGGTCGCCCACTCCTCAAGCTTAAAAGACCCAGACACATTTAAACTGCACCTCGAACATCTTTAAATTGTAAAGCACATGTGGTCACACACATCTAGAATAGACTGTTACACGATATCCATCTTTCCCTT from Salirhabdus salicampi harbors:
- the thpD gene encoding ectoine hydroxylase translates to MEDVYPSRVKGKPTILERKDPVIHNSTEKDGPLDRNTLQSYEENGYLFLPNLFSKEEVEVLQRELDRNMNENKSVNEPHVVKEAQSDEIRSVFDVHNNDEFFQNLSTHERIVNIAQQLLGSQVYINQSRINFKPGFKGKDFYWHSDFETWHMEDGMPRMRAVSCSIILTDNHDYNGPLLLIPGSHKYYIQCVGETPENHFEQSLKMQNIGVPDHDSINWLLEKGGKIDSATGPAGSVLFFECNTMHGSNSNISPLPRSNVFFVFNSIENKLVDPFANISPRPEFIANRKNIKPISPQSINLTKKTFALS
- a CDS encoding LysM peptidoglycan-binding domain-containing protein, with the translated sequence MLDFPSQLFYTVRQGDTIYQIAKKWELPIETIIASNNLIPPYTIYVGQQLAIPPGVTLYRVKPGDSIFRIAHFYGIPTSTIIEVNNLQYPFTIYPEQLLYIPPGVSYYVVQRGDTLYEIAKRFNVITTGQIRPELIQQINQIPSNTIFPGMRLTIPHVPPGDDEGVIAYTTNRTGHYDIWSYKPRNGRHKQLTKGLGDSFSVPYWSPDSQKIAFVGKHYISYILDYVTRNVAK
- a CDS encoding TolB family protein, translating into MTKGEVHTLDWSPDNQHVAYTKQNQIVIYNTATHKVLTIHQRVPRNVQWFPNGTQLLYEAPDERGLSQLFRININGSGKQQITNNQQGPLNHVRLSPDGRYVLYTTPGSKQLISGQISYSKYPEGLL
- a CDS encoding TolB family protein, encoding MKNYYPEWSPDSLNIAYSATAFPDRGYFSLIRISKRNGEHDRTLSISDCFATPVSWSTDSKKIVYISGCKGQPYLW